Proteins found in one Arthrobacter sp. U41 genomic segment:
- a CDS encoding PKD domain-containing protein — MVAGPNDWSRIAPDRCVYSEKPDDVLGKIAAQIQTKFQQLPVSPGNLVMQPSPHTLRGAETNFYVEATEQAFTVDMLGQSVSIVARPVQYTWNYGDGTSLGPQTAAGAPLPQERWGEKTATSHVYTETGDFSVVLTTHFQGTYSVNGGPPLPIPGQGQFGSPPQTVSVWRSITRNYADDCLRNPQGQGCPGVVAPAP; from the coding sequence GTGGTCGCTGGCCCGAACGATTGGAGCCGGATCGCCCCGGACCGCTGCGTTTACTCCGAGAAGCCGGATGACGTCCTGGGCAAGATTGCTGCCCAGATCCAGACGAAGTTCCAGCAGCTTCCCGTCAGCCCCGGCAACCTGGTCATGCAACCGAGTCCGCACACCCTGAGGGGCGCTGAGACCAACTTCTATGTTGAAGCCACGGAGCAGGCGTTCACAGTGGACATGCTCGGTCAAAGCGTCTCGATCGTTGCCAGACCCGTCCAGTACACCTGGAATTACGGCGATGGAACCTCGCTGGGGCCGCAGACCGCGGCCGGTGCACCCCTCCCGCAGGAGCGCTGGGGCGAAAAGACAGCCACCAGCCACGTCTACACCGAGACCGGAGATTTTTCGGTGGTGCTGACGACCCACTTCCAGGGGACGTACTCCGTCAACGGCGGCCCGCCCTTGCCCATCCCGGGCCAAGGGCAATTCGGCTCACCGCCGCAGACCGTGAGCGTCTGGCGCTCCATCACCCGGAACTACGCCGACGACTGCCTCCGCAACCCGCAAGGTCAAGGTTGCCCCGGCGTCGTGGCGCCTGCTCCTTAG
- a CDS encoding ABC transporter ATP-binding protein — MSTNEKVDLPPPGAGPATESSAAGPDDDFYEEEFKPGEADGGMFGALPAKKAQHFWPSAKRLMGLLRPERTGIIAVLAMVTVAVVLNVVAPRILGQAMDVIFGGVVGKQLPAGGTKEQFVEGLRTQGQDNFADMLSRMDVIPGVGIDFQQLAFLISVVLVMYFVANIFLWLQGYVLNILVMRVVRQLRDDTEKKLNKLPLNYFDTRQRGDILSRVTNDVDNIQQALQQAFAQLLNSALTVIGIVIMMFIVSWQLALIALVALPLSAVAAGIIGSRSQKLFAAQWKNTGELNGQIEESFSGHDLVRVFGRDADMLERFDERNEALYQASFGAQFVSGMIMPVMQFVSYLSYVGIAVVGGLRVASGGMSLGDATAFIQYSREFTQPLGQMAGMANMLQSGVASAERVFEFLDADEQDAETATEKLPAKTDGHVDFRHVTFSYTPEKPLIEDLSFTAEPGHTVAIVGPTGAGKTTLVNLVMRFYELQGGSITLDGVDITHLSRAELRAKVGMVLQDAWLFGGTIYDNIRYGKLDATEDQVMEAAKATFVDRFVRALPEGYNTIIDEEGNNVSAGEKQLITIARAFVANPSLLILDEATSSVDTRTELLVQKAMAALRTDRTSFVIAHRLSTIRDADTILVMEAGRIVEQGAHGKLLELKGAYHRLYMSQFAGEDAETAFSENTADDAAAVHS; from the coding sequence ATGAGCACCAACGAGAAGGTCGACCTTCCGCCCCCGGGCGCCGGGCCGGCGACTGAATCCTCCGCCGCCGGGCCGGACGACGATTTCTACGAAGAGGAATTCAAACCCGGCGAGGCCGACGGCGGCATGTTCGGTGCCCTGCCCGCGAAGAAGGCCCAGCACTTCTGGCCCTCCGCGAAGCGGCTGATGGGGCTGCTCAGGCCCGAGCGGACCGGCATCATCGCCGTGCTCGCGATGGTGACGGTCGCCGTCGTCCTCAATGTCGTGGCCCCCCGGATCCTGGGCCAGGCGATGGACGTGATCTTCGGCGGAGTCGTTGGCAAGCAGCTGCCGGCCGGCGGCACAAAGGAGCAGTTCGTCGAAGGGCTGCGGACCCAGGGCCAGGATAACTTCGCGGACATGCTCTCCAGGATGGATGTCATCCCCGGCGTCGGCATCGATTTCCAGCAGCTCGCGTTCCTGATCAGCGTGGTGCTGGTGATGTACTTCGTCGCCAACATCTTCCTCTGGCTGCAGGGCTACGTCCTGAACATCCTGGTCATGCGGGTGGTCCGCCAGTTGCGCGACGACACCGAGAAGAAGCTCAATAAGCTCCCGCTGAACTATTTTGACACCCGCCAGCGCGGCGACATCCTCTCCCGGGTGACCAACGACGTGGACAACATCCAGCAGGCGCTGCAGCAGGCCTTCGCGCAACTGCTGAACTCGGCGCTGACGGTGATCGGCATCGTCATCATGATGTTCATCGTGTCCTGGCAGCTGGCCCTGATTGCCCTGGTCGCGCTGCCGCTCTCGGCCGTCGCCGCCGGCATCATCGGCTCCCGCAGCCAGAAGCTCTTCGCAGCCCAGTGGAAGAACACCGGCGAACTCAACGGCCAGATCGAGGAATCCTTCTCCGGCCACGACCTCGTCCGGGTCTTCGGACGCGACGCCGACATGCTGGAGCGATTCGACGAGCGGAACGAGGCCCTCTACCAGGCCAGCTTCGGGGCGCAGTTCGTCTCCGGCATGATCATGCCTGTCATGCAGTTCGTGTCCTACCTCAGCTACGTAGGAATCGCGGTCGTGGGCGGGCTGCGTGTTGCCTCCGGCGGGATGAGCCTGGGCGACGCCACCGCGTTCATCCAGTACTCGCGCGAGTTCACCCAGCCGCTCGGCCAGATGGCGGGCATGGCCAACATGCTCCAGTCCGGCGTCGCTTCCGCGGAACGGGTCTTTGAATTCCTCGACGCCGACGAACAGGACGCAGAGACCGCCACGGAGAAGCTGCCGGCCAAGACCGACGGGCACGTCGACTTCCGGCACGTCACCTTCAGCTACACCCCGGAAAAACCGCTGATCGAGGACCTGTCCTTCACTGCGGAGCCCGGGCACACCGTGGCGATCGTCGGACCCACCGGTGCCGGCAAGACCACCCTGGTGAACCTCGTGATGCGCTTCTACGAGCTCCAGGGCGGCAGCATCACCCTGGACGGCGTCGACATCACCCATCTGAGCCGGGCGGAACTCCGGGCCAAGGTGGGCATGGTGCTGCAGGACGCCTGGCTCTTCGGCGGCACCATCTACGACAACATCCGCTACGGCAAGCTGGACGCCACCGAGGACCAGGTGATGGAGGCGGCGAAGGCCACCTTCGTGGACCGCTTCGTCCGCGCCCTCCCCGAGGGCTACAACACCATCATCGACGAGGAAGGCAACAACGTCAGCGCCGGCGAGAAACAGTTGATCACCATTGCCCGGGCCTTCGTGGCGAATCCCTCGCTGCTGATCCTGGACGAGGCCACCAGCTCGGTGGACACCCGCACCGAACTGCTTGTCCAGAAGGCCATGGCTGCCCTCCGCACCGATCGTACGAGCTTCGTGATCGCCCACCGCCTCTCCACCATCCGCGACGCCGACACCATCCTGGTGATGGAAGCCGGCCGGATCGTGGAACAGGGTGCCCACGGGAAGCTGCTGGAACTCAAGGGCGCCTACCACCGTCTGTACATGTCCCAGTTCGCCGGCGAGGACGCGGAGACGGCCTTTTCGGAAAACACGGCCGACGACGCCGCGGCGGTGCACAGTTGA
- a CDS encoding DUF6318 family protein, translated as MLPEAATAETKESAIAFATYWYEVLNYAYQTGDFGPMDAVTGPTCRMCSKVRPGIVEWNSDGRWIAGGLVAVKGAFTEFVKTAEGNYQVTTQLEQPVGFLYRADSSIEKSVPAAQVLADIMTVRFTDGRWNALDVDRLGV; from the coding sequence GTGCTGCCGGAAGCCGCGACGGCCGAGACGAAGGAAAGTGCAATCGCCTTCGCGACTTACTGGTACGAGGTACTGAATTATGCCTATCAAACCGGCGACTTCGGGCCGATGGATGCGGTTACTGGCCCAACATGTCGTATGTGCTCGAAGGTTCGCCCGGGCATAGTTGAATGGAATTCAGACGGACGTTGGATTGCGGGAGGCCTTGTTGCGGTTAAGGGGGCCTTCACGGAATTTGTGAAGACAGCCGAAGGCAACTATCAAGTGACCACGCAGTTGGAACAGCCTGTCGGGTTCCTTTATCGGGCGGACTCAAGTATCGAAAAGTCCGTACCTGCAGCACAGGTTCTCGCCGACATTATGACCGTTCGCTTCACCGATGGCAGGTGGAACGCGCTGGACGTTGACCGGCTCGGTGTATGA
- a CDS encoding very short patch repair endonuclease encodes MADKLTPERRSWNMSRIRGKNTKPELLVRKLLHAKGYRYRLHGTARGGLLPGNPDLVFAGRRKVIFVNGCFWHFHDCRAGQHAPKNNAEFWETKRTRTRTRDAEQRHLLEHAGWEVLTVWECELKDLSALEKQLDDFLLASKTLPAVTPAGETAGPATAVAEQATGQTPALPRPQN; translated from the coding sequence ATGGCGGACAAGCTGACCCCCGAGCGGCGCAGCTGGAACATGTCCCGCATCCGCGGGAAGAACACCAAGCCTGAACTGCTGGTCCGAAAGCTGCTCCACGCCAAGGGCTACCGCTACCGGCTGCACGGCACCGCCCGGGGAGGGCTGCTGCCTGGCAACCCGGATCTGGTATTCGCCGGCAGACGCAAAGTCATCTTCGTCAACGGCTGCTTCTGGCACTTCCACGATTGCCGGGCCGGGCAGCATGCCCCCAAGAACAACGCGGAGTTCTGGGAAACCAAACGCACCCGGACACGGACCCGCGACGCCGAACAGCGCCATCTGCTGGAGCACGCGGGCTGGGAAGTCCTCACCGTCTGGGAATGCGAACTCAAGGATCTTTCCGCGCTGGAAAAGCAACTGGATGACTTCCTGCTGGCCAGCAAAACACTCCCCGCTGTCACCCCCGCCGGCGAGACCGCCGGGCCGGCCACGGCCGTGGCCGAGCAGGCGACCGGCCAAACTCCGGCACTCCCCCGCCCCCAAAACTAG
- a CDS encoding pyridoxamine 5'-phosphate oxidase family protein — MMFEHADENPILHLDDDQSWKLIEGTKHGRLVVIVGGEPDIFPVNYAVSDRKLYLRTAPGNKLAELTINSKVLFETDGILSDEAWSVVMRGTARVLDQSADIAAAEALGLKPWVPTLKDFYVEIEPTSVSGRHFKFGEHPEREI; from the coding sequence ATGATGTTCGAACATGCAGACGAAAATCCCATCCTCCACCTTGATGACGACCAGAGCTGGAAGCTGATTGAGGGCACCAAGCACGGCAGGCTCGTGGTCATCGTGGGCGGCGAACCCGATATCTTTCCGGTGAACTATGCCGTGAGCGACCGGAAGCTCTACCTGCGGACCGCTCCCGGCAACAAACTTGCTGAACTGACCATCAATTCCAAGGTGCTGTTCGAAACAGACGGGATCCTCTCCGATGAGGCTTGGTCGGTTGTCATGCGCGGCACGGCCAGGGTGTTGGACCAGTCCGCCGACATCGCAGCGGCGGAGGCCCTGGGGCTCAAGCCATGGGTGCCCACCTTGAAGGACTTCTACGTCGAGATCGAGCCCACCTCGGTCAGCGGGCGCCATTTCAAGTTTGGCGAACACCCGGAGCGGGAGATCTAG
- a CDS encoding class F sortase, giving the protein MPFLHSPAHRSATAKPRTWNRGDLLLLACGLVAFLVLTFLSGPGTPARSELAATPPAAPALVIPESPAPAAPADSAEAPGAAGTGAATASPVPAAEQPPALPPFPPAAAPLRVVYPAAGFDVAVHPLQPSPAEIESQTIVPPVSLDGYWVTNFGAPGAGSANTTYIMGHSWEGRDAPFNRLSSGTAPGDIFEVTTAAGKISYRVDSISTENKASLKDHPIWQVVPNRLVLISCYTEDLFGKNVLLVASPAV; this is encoded by the coding sequence ATGCCCTTCCTCCATTCCCCGGCCCACCGTTCAGCGACCGCGAAGCCACGGACCTGGAACCGCGGCGACCTGCTGCTTCTGGCCTGCGGTCTGGTTGCATTCCTCGTCCTGACGTTCCTGTCCGGCCCGGGAACCCCCGCCCGGTCCGAGCTGGCCGCGACCCCGCCGGCAGCGCCCGCGCTTGTCATTCCGGAAAGCCCCGCTCCCGCCGCGCCGGCGGACAGCGCTGAGGCTCCGGGCGCCGCCGGTACCGGTGCCGCCACCGCGTCCCCGGTACCGGCAGCCGAACAGCCGCCCGCACTTCCCCCGTTCCCCCCGGCGGCGGCACCCCTTCGCGTCGTCTATCCGGCCGCCGGCTTTGACGTTGCGGTCCACCCGTTGCAGCCCAGCCCGGCCGAAATCGAATCCCAGACCATCGTTCCGCCCGTCTCCCTGGACGGGTATTGGGTGACGAACTTCGGCGCCCCCGGCGCGGGGTCCGCCAACACGACCTACATCATGGGCCACAGCTGGGAAGGCCGGGACGCACCGTTCAACCGGCTCAGTTCAGGCACCGCCCCCGGGGACATCTTCGAAGTGACAACGGCCGCGGGCAAGATCAGCTACCGGGTGGATTCCATTTCCACCGAGAACAAGGCCTCGCTCAAGGACCATCCGATCTGGCAGGTCGTACCCAATCGCCTCGTCCTCATCAGCTGCTACACCGAAGATCTGTTCGGGAAAAACGTGCTCCTCGTGGCATCTCCCGCCGTTTAG
- a CDS encoding ABC transporter ATP-binding protein, with protein sequence MLVTLMRRYSKPYLPYIAAVIFFQLASTIAALYLPSLNARIIDEGVSRGDTGYIWRTGGVMLGVALIQVATAIAGVYFGSKAAMAFGRDLRRGVFRKVTSFSAKDVNVFGAPTLITRGTNDVQQVQMLMLMGLNFMVATPIMCVGGIFMALREDLNLSWLVWVSVPVLVVVVGYLVVRLMPLFRSMQLKIDRLNGILREQIIGIRVVRAFVREPHEAERFGAANKDLTDVSLKIGALFVLMFPAIGMILHVSTAAVLWFGGQRVEAGEMQVGALTAFLQYLLQILMAVMMGTFMAMMIPRAAVCADRIGEVLDVEPSIHETLTPVAPLEKAGRVEFRNVSFAYPGAEAPVLSNISFTAEPGQTVAIIGSTGAGKTSLLSLLPRLYDAASGEVLLDGVPVTQLDRSEITQRVAMVPQRPYLFSGTIEHNLRFGRPGATDEQLWDALAVAQAADFVGEKKNGLGARIAQGGTNVSGGQRQRLCIARALVTEPKVFLFDDSFSALDVATDARLRRALKAKTAEATVIIVGQRVSTIADADQILVLEKGRIVDRGTHEELLESSSTYQEIVESQLTAEAMA encoded by the coding sequence ATGCTTGTCACCCTCATGCGGCGCTATTCGAAGCCGTATCTGCCATACATTGCGGCAGTCATTTTCTTCCAGCTCGCATCCACCATTGCGGCGCTGTATCTGCCCAGCCTGAACGCCCGGATCATTGACGAGGGCGTCTCCCGCGGCGATACGGGCTACATCTGGCGCACCGGCGGGGTGATGCTCGGCGTCGCCCTGATCCAGGTGGCCACCGCAATCGCCGGGGTCTACTTCGGGTCCAAGGCCGCCATGGCGTTCGGCCGCGACCTGCGCCGCGGGGTGTTCCGGAAGGTCACGAGCTTCTCCGCGAAAGACGTCAACGTCTTCGGCGCCCCCACCCTAATCACCCGCGGCACCAACGATGTGCAGCAGGTGCAGATGCTGATGCTGATGGGCCTGAACTTCATGGTGGCCACGCCCATCATGTGCGTCGGCGGCATCTTTATGGCACTCCGCGAGGACCTCAACCTGTCCTGGCTGGTCTGGGTTTCCGTCCCGGTGCTCGTGGTGGTGGTGGGCTACCTCGTGGTCCGCCTGATGCCGCTCTTCCGTTCCATGCAGCTGAAGATCGACCGGCTCAACGGCATCCTCCGCGAGCAGATCATCGGCATCCGCGTCGTCCGCGCCTTCGTCCGCGAACCCCACGAGGCCGAGCGCTTCGGCGCGGCGAACAAGGACCTCACCGATGTCTCCCTGAAGATCGGCGCCCTGTTTGTCCTGATGTTCCCCGCGATCGGCATGATCCTGCACGTCTCCACCGCCGCCGTGCTGTGGTTCGGCGGCCAGCGCGTCGAGGCCGGCGAGATGCAGGTCGGCGCGCTGACGGCCTTCCTGCAGTACCTGCTGCAGATCCTGATGGCGGTCATGATGGGCACGTTCATGGCCATGATGATTCCGCGCGCCGCGGTCTGCGCGGACCGCATCGGGGAGGTGCTCGACGTCGAACCCTCCATCCACGAGACGCTCACCCCGGTGGCGCCGCTGGAGAAGGCGGGCCGGGTCGAGTTCCGGAACGTGTCCTTCGCCTACCCGGGAGCCGAAGCGCCGGTGCTCAGCAACATCAGCTTCACCGCAGAGCCCGGCCAGACCGTGGCCATCATCGGCTCCACCGGCGCCGGCAAGACCAGTCTGCTGTCCCTGCTGCCGCGCCTCTACGACGCCGCCTCGGGCGAGGTGCTGCTCGACGGCGTCCCGGTCACCCAGCTGGACCGCTCGGAGATCACCCAGCGCGTGGCCATGGTGCCGCAGCGGCCGTACCTGTTCTCCGGAACCATCGAGCACAACCTGCGCTTCGGCCGGCCCGGAGCCACCGACGAACAGCTCTGGGACGCCCTCGCCGTGGCCCAGGCGGCTGACTTTGTCGGCGAGAAGAAGAACGGACTCGGCGCCCGGATCGCCCAGGGCGGCACCAACGTTTCGGGCGGCCAGCGCCAGCGCCTCTGCATTGCCCGGGCACTGGTCACCGAGCCCAAGGTCTTCTTGTTCGACGACTCCTTCTCCGCCCTCGACGTCGCCACTGACGCCAGGCTCCGCCGGGCCCTCAAGGCGAAAACCGCGGAGGCCACCGTCATCATCGTCGGCCAGCGAGTCTCCACCATCGCCGACGCCGACCAGATCCTGGTGCTCGAGAAGGGCCGGATCGTGGACCGCGGAACGCATGAGGAACTGCTGGAGAGTTCCAGCACCTACCAGGAAATTGTCGAATCCCAGCTGACTGCAGAGGCCATGGCATGA
- a CDS encoding acyl-CoA thioesterase → MRWGDMDAYGHINNVQLVRILEEARIAAFGPPRGPGLPGVEPPVPLFNTVPEGTLALIVEHKIRYVRTLEYRNVPALVQLWIGAVKGASFDIHYLVLDPVTREECVRATSHLAFVEEATGRVLRLTPEQRDTLAPYMAVHAAPAADPAHPVR, encoded by the coding sequence ATGCGCTGGGGTGACATGGACGCCTACGGACACATCAACAACGTCCAGCTCGTCCGGATCCTGGAGGAAGCCCGGATCGCGGCCTTCGGCCCGCCCCGGGGTCCTGGGTTGCCGGGGGTCGAACCCCCGGTGCCGCTCTTCAACACGGTCCCGGAGGGGACCCTGGCGCTGATCGTGGAGCACAAGATCCGCTACGTCCGGACCCTCGAGTACCGCAATGTACCGGCCCTGGTCCAGCTGTGGATCGGTGCCGTGAAGGGCGCCAGCTTCGACATCCATTATCTGGTCCTGGATCCCGTCACCCGCGAGGAGTGCGTCCGGGCCACGAGCCATCTGGCGTTCGTGGAGGAGGCCACCGGGCGGGTGCTCAGGCTTACGCCGGAGCAAAGGGACACCCTGGCCCCCTACATGGCCGTCCACGCCGCCCCGGCCGCGGACCCCGCCCACCCGGTCCGATAG
- a CDS encoding 5-methylcytosine restriction system specificity protein McrC, whose product MRASSQPGPASHGAPGSRPVRRILLDELSGGVVERLDPGSAAYVNGSGLANASPMGMGLYRIEPVGKVGSVRTPTVQLEVRPKERLGLDRLLFLLGYAGDQGFQEECVTAAEEADLWSALAESLAQLADRALSRGVLRGYLNVEESLRTVKGRIRISDQISRRPGMLVPLEVSYDEFTEDIAENRILRAALERMSQVPGVRPEVLSRLRQLKGKLAAVTRLQSGAPLPVWRASRMNTRYQAALRLAEVILRHGSAEAGDGTQQSASFVVDMSVLFEDFVGRALREAMAVYPGEMRLRYNALLNEAVRDSDRIVVQPGAVHLLGGRPVMVYDARYQAAADAGASLSGDHYRMLAYCTSLRVPTAWLVYPGTGEIKLRRILNTDIDVVEFPLDLSRPPSEILASVADLAQQSWGEVVRQATISR is encoded by the coding sequence TTGCGCGCGTCTAGCCAGCCTGGGCCCGCCAGCCACGGGGCGCCGGGCTCCCGGCCGGTCCGCCGGATCCTGCTCGACGAGCTCTCCGGCGGCGTCGTCGAACGGCTTGACCCTGGAAGCGCGGCCTACGTCAACGGCAGCGGCCTGGCCAATGCCTCGCCCATGGGCATGGGTTTGTACCGGATCGAGCCCGTCGGGAAGGTCGGCTCGGTGCGCACCCCGACCGTGCAGCTCGAGGTCCGGCCCAAGGAACGGCTCGGCCTGGACCGGCTCCTGTTCCTGCTCGGGTACGCCGGGGACCAGGGCTTCCAGGAGGAATGCGTCACCGCAGCCGAGGAAGCGGACCTGTGGAGTGCACTGGCCGAATCGCTGGCCCAGCTCGCGGACCGGGCACTCAGCCGCGGCGTGCTGCGGGGCTACCTGAATGTGGAGGAATCGCTCCGGACGGTCAAAGGCCGGATCCGTATTTCGGACCAGATCTCGCGCCGGCCGGGCATGCTCGTTCCCCTCGAAGTGTCCTACGACGAGTTCACCGAGGACATTGCGGAGAACCGCATCCTGCGGGCGGCGCTGGAACGGATGTCCCAGGTTCCGGGCGTGCGGCCGGAGGTGCTCAGCCGGCTCCGCCAGCTCAAGGGCAAGCTCGCGGCCGTGACCCGGCTGCAGTCCGGCGCGCCGCTGCCGGTCTGGCGGGCCAGCCGGATGAACACCCGGTACCAGGCCGCGCTGCGGCTCGCCGAGGTGATCCTGCGCCACGGTTCGGCGGAGGCCGGCGACGGCACGCAGCAGTCGGCGTCGTTTGTGGTGGACATGTCCGTGCTGTTCGAGGACTTCGTCGGGAGAGCGCTGCGCGAGGCCATGGCGGTGTACCCGGGGGAGATGCGGCTGCGGTACAACGCCCTGCTCAATGAGGCCGTGCGCGACTCTGACCGGATCGTGGTGCAGCCCGGAGCCGTCCACCTGCTGGGCGGGCGGCCGGTGATGGTCTACGACGCCAGGTACCAGGCCGCGGCCGACGCCGGGGCGTCACTGTCGGGTGACCACTACCGGATGCTCGCGTACTGCACCTCGCTCAGGGTTCCGACGGCGTGGCTGGTGTATCCCGGCACGGGAGAGATCAAACTGCGCCGGATCCTGAACACGGACATTGACGTGGTGGAGTTTCCGCTGGACCTGTCGAGGCCGCCGTCGGAAATCCTGGCCTCCGTGGCGGACCTCGCGCAGCAGTCGTGGGGCGAAGTGGTGCGCCAGGCAACCATCAGCCGCTGA
- a CDS encoding McrB family protein, producing MTPAKKPAMHRALGISKEIEDAAWFVLGPGLHGKPSALDRRTKTWSVPAAAELLDRLERGVPDPKAPMMTNLRQNLQGASRGAKQLAVELLFLQSLPLAHEVKSLKVKRARVAEAASWLEPPLELPDELFAGMTDHGVIRDRTAEFNWTIWDHLKWLCRFVQHVAQRPAGDVAAAVKDPLAFHRLVAGTADDQPAIRRSIEFLVWPGYFEPVVADVERQEIRDAFASLVGGAKGDSDEDVTADIHRIRLHLDEQAGQRIDWYSRQLVSQWRKVGDPGRRAWLLRTHHDNAELLGTWQSEETVTLDVEHLRLLDPGVTAGLVQHAVDEDYQHLGYVEREDTKTAVFAFLTVMKPGDLTLSQSSGTVRVGVVLGEPEHHEDNRRLRRKVRWFDETHNMTELPRHVQRQLATSGIVVDITRVIQALEALLPAEAEAEPDDGAEPAAVVEPACEGFRPLTPEFAASLHMDLEPLQEIAEMLEENRQLVLYGPPGTGKTYLAKHLAAQLAGDTTDERVKLVQFHPSYAYEDFFEGFRPDKTEEGQVSFKLVAGPLRRIAEEAAKPGNESKPYFLIIDEMNRANLAKVFGELYFLLEYRDDRIYLQYSPNEPFTLPDNLYIIGTMNTADRSVAMMDAAIRRRFSFIELHPKTEPVKGTLLRFLQARDLDTTPALLMDALNDAIDEWDRDLMIGPSYFMKKTAQSSKGLRRIWKYELMPLLEEHYHGQLNRAQLEERFGLDQLLDRLARV from the coding sequence ATGACCCCAGCCAAAAAGCCTGCCATGCACCGTGCCCTCGGCATCTCCAAGGAGATCGAAGACGCAGCGTGGTTTGTCCTGGGGCCAGGGCTGCACGGGAAACCGTCGGCCCTGGACCGACGCACCAAAACATGGTCGGTGCCGGCCGCCGCGGAGCTGCTGGACCGTCTCGAACGGGGGGTCCCGGATCCCAAAGCCCCCATGATGACCAACCTGCGGCAAAACCTTCAGGGCGCCTCCCGGGGCGCCAAGCAGTTGGCCGTCGAACTGCTCTTCCTGCAGTCCCTGCCGCTGGCACACGAGGTGAAATCCCTCAAGGTCAAACGCGCGCGGGTGGCCGAAGCCGCGTCCTGGCTGGAGCCGCCGCTGGAACTGCCGGACGAACTGTTCGCCGGCATGACGGACCACGGTGTCATCCGGGACCGCACCGCCGAGTTCAACTGGACCATCTGGGACCACCTGAAATGGCTCTGCCGGTTCGTGCAGCACGTCGCGCAGCGTCCGGCAGGCGACGTCGCTGCGGCGGTCAAGGATCCGCTGGCGTTCCACCGGCTGGTTGCCGGCACGGCCGACGACCAGCCGGCCATCCGCCGCAGCATCGAATTCCTGGTCTGGCCCGGCTACTTCGAGCCCGTGGTGGCCGACGTTGAGCGCCAGGAGATCCGCGACGCCTTTGCCTCCCTCGTGGGCGGCGCGAAGGGCGACAGCGACGAGGACGTCACCGCCGATATCCACCGCATCCGGCTGCACCTCGACGAACAGGCCGGCCAACGGATCGACTGGTACTCCCGGCAACTGGTCAGCCAGTGGCGCAAGGTCGGCGACCCCGGTCGGCGGGCCTGGCTGCTGCGCACCCACCACGACAATGCCGAGCTCCTCGGCACCTGGCAGTCCGAGGAGACAGTGACGCTCGACGTCGAGCACCTCCGCCTGCTGGACCCCGGCGTCACCGCCGGGCTGGTCCAGCATGCCGTTGACGAGGACTATCAGCACCTCGGCTACGTGGAACGCGAGGACACCAAAACCGCCGTCTTCGCTTTCCTGACCGTGATGAAACCCGGCGACCTGACTTTGTCCCAGAGCTCCGGCACGGTCCGCGTGGGTGTGGTCCTCGGTGAGCCTGAGCACCACGAGGACAACCGCCGGCTGCGCCGGAAGGTGCGCTGGTTCGACGAAACCCACAACATGACCGAGCTGCCCCGCCACGTGCAGCGGCAGCTGGCAACCTCCGGCATCGTGGTGGACATCACCCGCGTCATCCAGGCGCTGGAAGCGCTGCTTCCGGCCGAAGCGGAAGCCGAGCCGGACGACGGCGCCGAGCCGGCCGCCGTCGTCGAACCCGCCTGCGAAGGGTTCCGCCCGCTGACGCCGGAGTTCGCCGCATCCCTGCACATGGACCTCGAGCCGCTGCAGGAGATCGCCGAAATGCTGGAGGAGAACCGGCAGCTGGTGCTGTACGGTCCGCCCGGTACCGGCAAGACGTACCTGGCCAAGCACCTGGCCGCCCAGCTCGCCGGCGACACCACGGACGAACGGGTGAAGCTGGTGCAGTTCCACCCTTCGTACGCCTATGAGGACTTCTTCGAGGGCTTCCGTCCGGACAAAACGGAGGAAGGGCAGGTGTCCTTCAAACTCGTGGCCGGGCCGCTGCGCCGGATCGCCGAAGAGGCCGCCAAACCCGGGAACGAAAGCAAACCGTACTTCCTGATCATCGATGAGATGAACCGGGCGAACCTCGCGAAGGTCTTCGGCGAGCTGTACTTCCTGCTCGAATACCGCGATGACCGGATCTACCTGCAGTACAGCCCGAACGAGCCCTTCACGCTGCCGGACAACCTCTACATCATCGGCACCATGAACACCGCGGACCGGTCCGTTGCGATGATGGATGCGGCCATCCGCCGCCGCTTCTCCTTCATCGAGCTGCACCCCAAAACGGAACCGGTGAAGGGAACGCTGTTGCGGTTCCTGCAGGCCCGGGACCTGGACACGACGCCGGCCCTGCTGATGGACGCGCTCAACGACGCCATCGATGAATGGGACCGGGACCTGATGATCGGCCCGTCCTACTTCATGAAGAAAACCGCCCAGAGTTCCAAGGGCCTGCGCCGGATCTGGAAGTACGAGTTGATGCCGCTGCTCGAGGAGCACTACCACGGCCAGCTGAACCGCGCGCAGTTGGAGGAGCGCTTCGGACTGGACCAGCTGCTTGACCGCCTTGCGCGCGTCTAG